The DNA window tAGTTTAAATAAACCTTCAAaagttaatttaattaatggtTAATTAATAAAATGTCACTATCTTATAAGAACAAATGAAGTGTTCTTATTATAAAAATTTCCTATACATAATAGAGATAGAAGGTTAAGAAACTATGGTGgcatttggtaacacttttttataAGATACATTTTTATAAGAATAAATGGATAAcataattaacatatatataattcatGATTAGTATATTAGCTCAACAAAACATCACCTATAAATGGTATCATCCAAATAATCCAGCTCCAATCCaaaccaacaaaaaaataaaaaataaaaatataaattaaacatgAGATGATCAAAAGTACTTGATGAGCATATCTATGATCCCTCCAAGGATTTTAAAAATCTAAAGTAGTTGCTAGGTTACAAAAACATGTGATTTGACAAGCAAACATGAGCATGTTGAAAACTTTTTcatttatatctttatatattaaaagtgcctatctaacggcatttcttggtttaacagaatatactttaaaaatagaagaatattctgttaaatttaacgataggTTTAATcttccgttaacaaataaacccaataattaatccaaaaaattaaacaatcttttttttaaattaaaaaaaaatcgtatatCTCCatgatatttttttgatatttatgcGATTTTTTTTGGTGGATTActctttttaaaataaatatatttatataaatttaaatttaaactctatatataaaataatacttttttttttctagaaacataaagctatagactaatttcattaacaattatcaatataaaatttaaactctatattaaaaaatacttttttttctagaaacataaagctacagactaattttattaacaatcatcaatataaatattcaaataaatcagaacaaataaatattcaagtatttcaataaattcataaacaaataaatcagaacaattcaaaatctcaaatcaagaaaattaaaagtttagatttataatctttacaaatatgaaaaacttaaatagatCTATTACCATTGTTGTTGTCGTTGCTTAGTTACtgaatttttaaacaaaaactactaaaacttatataaaactaaaatttacGTGGCTCGACACGTAAGTCTCAtctagtatataaatatatatatatatatgtataaggtACAGTTTAAACCATTGATATATCAGTGGCATCAATCCAAGTCTTTTAACAGGAAAATAAAGCACAATCATAGAGAAAACCATGATATTCTTGGCTACACATAGCCACATACACATGAGTGATAagaattactttttttttcttaaaaaataaataaaagaaatatgcCAAAATGTCACAGAAAAGGATGCTTCCTCAGCTCTTGATGAGATagtaataacatatatatatatatatatatatagtaggaatgtgtatataaatatatatatattaattagtgggtcttattattattagaggTCAGAGTATATAAATCTTAGACTTTCTTTAATCCTTATCAGAAACATAATTATTATAGTTCTTCATCGTGTAGcatcaaaaataaatcaaatagtTGATAATTTGAACCAAGATTATAATTAGGTGTTATAGAATGGAAAGTCATAATGTGAAAatgaaacaaataaatatatatatatggatgagTGTTGAGTTTGAATTAAGATTGCTTATATATAGGTTGGAAGAGGTGATGTTGTTAATGTCAAGGGAAAATTGGATCATTTCAAAAAGGAAAATGTGTCATTGAATAGACTTCTTTGGCTATATAAATGAGACCAACCAACATAATAAGAGGCAATGAGATaagcattttacaattttgcattatataataaaattccaACTACCTCTATATAACTCcatattcttttttaaaaaagaaaatcattCATTGGGTTTGCCTTCTAGGATGGGCTAATAATATAGCCTTAAATAATGAATACAGATCAATATGGGAAAGAATCATGATTAAGATGAGAAGGGTCAAGAGCACTGACCATGATAATGGGTTTGATAAGAATGCAAAAGAGGTGtcttaaacaaaacaaaacaaaaaaaaaaaggtgatgGTGAGATGAGTAGAGCCATTGAAATTGAAAGCATTTGACAGCCTTGTTTCAAGGAGAAAGAAAAATGAGCTTAAAAAAAGTTTTTGTTTTCCACCAAGAAAGTTGGTTTTGTGGGTTGAGAGAGAGAAGTATATAGGAAGAGAAtaaagcaaagaaaaaaaaaaagcactaTCTATATCCCAATTGGAGGGGAAGAGAAGAAACCTACAAAACTTAATGGCTCAGAAAAGCTTTTGCCTCtccccaaaataataattaataaaaatcagaAAGATGGGATTTCTATGTCATAATGTTATGTGTCTTTAGAACCCCATTTAGCTACATTTCTCCTTTTTCATGAAGATGCCAGCAAAGGGAAAGCTACTTCTTAGAACTAATATGActttgattcaaagacaaaTAATGGATTAGGAAAAAAGTTTGGCCGCCCATAATTAAGATCAATCtcttgttgttattattattattactactaaTGTCATacattaatattgttattatgtatttataatttCTTATTGGGGTTTTACTTTTGAGGGAATAAAATATGCCCAATAACTTATTGCAATGTTGGAGgaataatcttaaataatagAGGTTCACTTTCTTGAGTGAGGCATCCAAACCCACCTCTAAATTGGACTTGGGGAAAAGCTATAATATTCTATATGGAATGGAGCATGCTTTTTTGAAGAGATTATTGTGGACATGGAAAACCACATATTGCTACATTCGTGTTTCTTAAAAGGGTTGAAAAATAAGGTATCAAATAGTgagttataatatattatatatggtctatattatttaatatttgtatttatttgtttttgtgtgGAAGGCTGGCTTGAAGTCTAGCTGTTGACCCACTTTCTTAGCCCAAAAGAACTGCCCTAGGTAGATTTCTTTTTCCCAcattttcttctctcttttttttcagtttttttggGTGGAATTTTCCTATTCCAACCTAAAATTTTCATAATGGAACGGCTTGTTTTTAGGCCTATACAAAGACAAAAATTAAAGTAGCCATTTTCAGTATTGACCAATGGAAGGAATCCGGTGCCACCAGAATTGATAATAGTTGTTAAGACTAGTTGAAATTGTAATAAATTTGCTTATCTTTATACGTATGAATACAACAACATGATCAAACGTCACTACATTATTAGAATATGGGTTCAATATTCTGCTGCTGACTTTTCATTTGACAATAATTATGCTTAAAAATCTGGTATTCGAGTACATTTTATTCTTAGAAGAACAATGCTTCATTACTTTGGAAATAAAGATTTAAGAGATTGAAAGTAAACAATGCATTGAGACCAATATGACATAATAAAATACAACCCCATTGTTATGATGAATATGTACCCAATTCACCAAAGAACTAACAATTTACTCAAAACAAGTATTGTAACGTATCAAGGAATTAATGAGAAAATCAATGTATCTTCAAACAGAATACAAATTGGAggtaattaactatttataaaCACATTAATTTATGGAACTAAAAACATATGCATTCTAAAatgaaattacataaaaattgtgtgcctctttttttttctttcgttTTCCTAAACCTATAAACCTCCCAAATTGGCTAATCTACAATCCAAATCTTGTTCCAAGTCTTATCTTATCTCTAAGCTCTAATTATAGACTTTCTATTCCATCAAGGGAAGAGAAGTGAGCATCCACATGTCTTAGAGTTTCTTGATCTATTTCGGTTGGAGTGATCAATGATGGCAATGAAAAGTTTACTTCTCTACTTACTTCCAAATCATTTTTGCCAGTCTCCTCAGTTAATGACTTTATATCCCTAGACTCTAATTGAATTTCTTTATTATGATGATTAAAAAGCTGAGATTTTACCTCCAAACAAGATTTTAAATCCTCCTCGTTTCGGGCTTTGTTTAGCTTGTCAACAAGCTCATTTAAAGTTGAAGCCCTTTCAGCCCACAAATCTTCTTCACTTTTGGGCCCTTTGTCCAACTCCTTTGGATCAACCGGTCCGTTATCACAGCCATCCAACCCACTCTTCTGAAGCTTTTTTAATCCTCGATCAACAATTTGATGTATTCTCTTTCTGAAGTTACTAGTTCTCAGAGGGTTAGACCTCATCTTCAACTTCAAACCTGAAAATGCAGCATCATAGTCATCTTCCATCGAAGCAGGGTTACGGTTTGGTATAGATGACTCATCGTCATTTGATCTGTCGGGACTACTTTTCACTGAAAATAGTTCCTCCAATAAGTTGACATTTTGCATGTATCGATCAAAAGATTCATTTTCCACTTCAATACTTCTTTCCTTGTATTCTTTTAACTTGGCAAATCTCCATTCATTTATAGCTGCAGCATCctgaaattattttctaagattagaaagaaattatttggtttagaatttttttttactggcATATTATTAAAAGTACCTTTCTAGTCAATGGCTTCCTTGATCGGACAGGGATTTGCACGTTACTGAATTGAGAAAAACTGCTTGAAAGATGCCGATATGAAGCCACTCTATGTGAATTCCTGAAACAGAACCGAAGAGAAGAAAATCCTAATAAAAAACAGTGGCAAATTTTGAATATATTAAGAAAGAGGCAATGTAACAAGCAATTATGATATTAGCCAATTTAAGGAAGCCTTAGAACTAAATACGATATGATCTGCTGCTGCAACGATGAAAGGCAAGGCTATTGTTCGGAACTCACCCTGATGACGATGCGTCAGTAGACTGCTGGTCAAATAAAGGAGAACTTGATGTTGGTGCCTTATCAGGAAAAGTGGCATTTGCTTTCAAAACTGCAGTCACAATGCAGATtaaggagaagaaaaaaaaaaacaaatgttGTGATCTTTAAAAAATGACAAggtaattcaaaaaaaaaaaacactcctAGACAACTCTCAAATATGAA is part of the Cannabis sativa cultivar Pink pepper isolate KNU-18-1 chromosome 5, ASM2916894v1, whole genome shotgun sequence genome and encodes:
- the LOC115716106 gene encoding uncharacterized protein LOC115716106, giving the protein MAASPALSNNSSDTATTASTAVALSIPPSSATTTATATAIAAVAAPISVPSVIPAVNTVNRTDTPPKTLRGLNKPKCKQCGNVARSRCPYESCKSCCAKAQNPCHIHVLKANATFPDKAPTSSSPLFDQQSTDASSSGNSHRVASYRHLSSSFSQFSNVQIPVRSRKPLTRKDAAAINEWRFAKLKEYKERSIEVENESFDRYMQNVNLLEELFSVKSSPDRSNDDESSIPNRNPASMEDDYDAAFSGLKLKMRSNPLRTSNFRKRIHQIVDRGLKKLQKSGLDGCDNGPVDPKELDKGPKSEEDLWAERASTLNELVDKLNKARNEEDLKSCLEVKSQLFNHHNKEIQLESRDIKSLTEETGKNDLEVSREVNFSLPSLITPTEIDQETLRHVDAHFSSLDGIESL